The Podospora pseudocomata strain CBS 415.72m chromosome 1 map unlocalized CBS415.72m_1, whole genome shotgun sequence genome has a segment encoding these proteins:
- a CDS encoding uncharacterized protein (EggNog:ENOG503P24M) produces the protein MKGMVSALLAAGILATLPSSALGSVVVIRDADFPDPIDGFIGPIPYGNATINAPLDKDGKDTYIGFKFFPEAHIPHLCAAHCVSVTNYHRKHPKPDGTYDTCRFFLAYTLFENGVPQGLFCSMYTRDWDQSYATNRGETRGPSQMSMQDGYGYILDDNYYRTCRTTATAVKTTIVAPPTTTAKPNTTPKSEPSSTPKSEPSSTPKSGPSSTPKSGPSSTPKSEPSSTPKSEPSSTPKSEPSSTPKSGPSSTPKSGPSSTPKSEPSSTPKSEPSSTHKSEPTTYKPNTTPKSEPSSTPKSGPSSTPKSEPATYKPNTTPKSEPSSTPKSEPATYKPNTTPKSEPSSTPKSEPSSTHKSEPTTYKPNTTPKSEPSSTHKSEPTTYKPNTTPKSEPSSTHKSEPTTYKPNTTHKSEPSSTHKSEPTTYKPPTHKPNTTHKPNTTHKPNTTHKPNTTHKPNTTHKPNTTHKPNTTHKPEPPTTYKPNTTHKPEPPTTYKPPTTHKPPTTHKPNTTYKHTTTHKSEPTSTHNWKPTTHKHTTTHNWKPTTTYKPTTHKPNTTHKWKPTTTGKPTIPRLTISLHPTTTHKANFTNPRPVMTTLRTTTTKLLMTTTKRTTTITRKPTVMTFTTRRTVVETGRVIATPIAAIALDDSD, from the coding sequence ATGAAGGGCATGGTTTCAGCCCTGCTGGCCGCGGGCATTTTGGCCACCTTGCCTTCGAGTGCTCTCGGCAGTGTTGTTGTCATCCGCGACGCTGATTTCCCTGATCCCATTGATGGCTTCATCGGTCCCATTCCCTATGGAAATGCCACCATCAATGCTCCGCTGGAcaaggacggcaaggacACTTACATAGGCTTCAAGTTCTTCCCTGAGGCCCACATCCCTCACCTGTGCGCTGCTCACTGTGTGAGCGTCACCAACTATCATCGCAAGCACCCCAAGCCTGATGGCACCTACGACACTTGCAGATTCTTCCTTGCCTACACCCTGTTTGAGAACGGAGTCCCCCAGGGTCTGTTCTGCTCGATGTACACCCGCGATTGGGATCAGTCTTATGCCACCAACCGCGGCGAGACTCGCGGTCCCTCGCAGATGTCCATGCAGGATGGTTACGGTTATATCTTGGATGACAACTACTACCGCACTTGCCGGACCACTGCCACGGCCGTCAAGACCACCATTGTcgctccccccaccaccacggcaaagcccaacaccactcccaagtcggagcccagctcgactcccaagtcggagcccagctcgactcccaagtcggggcccagctcgactcccaagtcggggcccagctcgactcccaagtcggagcccagctcgactcccaagtcggagcccagctcgactcccaagtcggagcccagctcgactcccaagtcggggcccagctcgactcccaagtcggggcccagctcgactcccaagtcggagcccagctcgactcccaagtcggagcccagctcgactcACAAATCGGAGCCTACCACTTacaaacccaacaccactcccaagtcggagcccagctcgactcccaagtcggggcccagctcgactcccAAATCGGAGCCTGCCACTTacaaacccaacaccactcccaagtcggagcccagctcgactcccAAATCGGAGCCTGCCACTTacaaacccaacaccactcccaagtcggagcccagctcgactcccaagtcggagcccagctcgactcACAAATCGGAGCCTACCACTTacaaacccaacaccactcccaagtcggagcccagctcgactcACAAATCGGAGCCTACCACTTacaaacccaacaccactcccaagtcggagcccagctcgactcACAAATCGGAGCCTACCACTTacaaacccaacaccactcACAAGTCAgagcccagctcgactcACAAGTCGGAGCCTACCACTTACAAGCCTCCTACTCACAAGCCTAACACCACTCACAAGCCTAACACCACTCACAAGCCTAACACCACTCACAAGCCTAACACCACTCACAAGCCTAACACCACTCACAAGCCTAACACCACTCACAAGCCTAACACCACTCACAAGCCGGAGCCTCCTACCACTTACAAGCCTAACACCACTCACAAGCCGGAGCCTCCTACCACTTACAAGCCTCCTACCACTCACAAGCCTCCTACCACTCATAAGCCTAACACCACTTACAAGCATACCACCACTCACAAGTCGGAGCCTACCTCCACTCACAACTGGAAGCCTACCACTCACAAGCATACCACCACTCACAACTGGAAGCCTACCACCACTTACAAGCCTACCACTCACAAGCCTAACACCACCCACAAGTGGAAGCCTACCACTACGGGCAAGCCCACGATTCCTCGTCTTACAATCAGTcttcatcccaccaccactcacaaGGCAAATTTTACGAACCCCCGCCCGGTTATGACCACGCTCCGCACAACGACAACCAAGCTGCTAATGACCACGACTAagcgcaccaccaccatcactcgCAAGCCCACAGTCATGACATTCACCACCCGCCGCACCGTGGTTGAGACTGGTCGTGTGATTGCCACGCCCATTGCTGCCATCGCCCTTGATGACAGTGACTAA
- the lag1 gene encoding Sphingosine N-acyltransferase lag1 (EggNog:ENOG503NYZN; COG:U) gives MSNLPAPISQDGPDQHDTQVASVGLPQTAPRSNGKPNSLNVPLYMQRNGNKVLVRRPKRKDDGALKGLARWFVANQIGQSPYFVSRSLDLKLISTGLSCNLVALLFLAHSMPRAREYTSKFFTLSYYNQNTGKYFLGGDDWYLIAFFIVVLTGLRAGIMEYVLAPFARAKGVHKKKDIVRFSEQGWLLVYYSFFWPLGVYIYRTSTYYLSLHDLWKEWPNREMDGLMKAYTLAQLSFYLQLLIVINIEERRKDHWQMFSHHIVTSTLIYAAYREGHTRVGNLILVLMDVVDIFLPFAKCLKYLGYKTICDVMFAVFMVTWFIARHIFFPMAIYSVWAHTLIYMNGCFYGRELDGPHPPPANDTWLYIARPLWDTDAPVCFNHNFRNGFFGMLFFLQILTVMWFYLIIRVAIKVIKGGSAEDTRSDDEADDIEDPDEYVYEEAQPLEEEVGADEIDLKSWERRVARGKRSTTATGVSLPGHSDRKELLGRIGCEKQVD, from the exons ATGAGCAACCTCCCGGCCCCTATTTCCCAAGATGGCCCCGACCAGCACGATACCCAAGTCGCCTCTGTTGGCCTGCCGCAGACAGCACCACGGAGTAACGGCAAGCCCAACAGTTTGAACGTGCCCCTATATATGCAAAGAAACGGCAACAAGGTGCTTGTTCGTCGACCCAAGCGAAAGGATGATGGGGCTCTGAAAGGTCTTGCCCGGTGGTTTGTTGCCAATCAGATTGGTCAGTCCCCATACTTCGTATCTAGGTCTTTAGATCTCAAGCTGATTTCCACAGGACTCTCCTGCAATCTCgtcgccctcctcttcctggcCCACAGCATGCCCCGCGCGCGCGAGTACACATCCAAGTTCTTTACGCTCTCGTATTACAACCAGAATACAGGGAAATACTTCCTCGGTGGCGACGATTGGTACCTCATCGCTTTCTTCATCGTGGTGTTGACGGGCTTGAGGGCTGGGATAATGGAATACGTGCTGGCTCCGTTTGCCAGGGCTAAGGGAGTTCATAAGAAGAAAGACATTGTAAGATTCAGCGAACAAGGCTGGTTGTTGGTCTACTATTCTTTCTTCTGGCCCCTGGGAGTG TACATCTACCGGACATCTACCTACTATCTGAGCCTCCACGATCTTTGGAAAGAATGGCCGAATCGTGAAATGGATGGGCTCATGAAGGCCTACACCCTGGCACAGCTGTCTTTCTACCTGCAGCTACTCATTGTTATCAACATCGAGGAGCGCCGCAAGGACCACTGGCAAATGTTTTCCCACCACATCGTTACAAGCACCTTGATTTATGCTGCTTACAGAGAGGGACACACGCGCGTGGGCAATCTCATTCTGGTTCTGATGGATGTGGTGGACATTTTCCTTCCC TTCGCCAAGTGTCTGAAATACCTGGGTTACAAGACGATTTGCGATGTCATGTTTGCTGTCTTCATGGTCACATGGTTCATCGCGCGACACATATTCTTTCCGATGGCCATCTACTCCGTCTGGGCTCATACCCTGATCTACATGAACGGCTGCTTCTATGGGCGCGAACTTGACGGACCGCACCCGCCACCCGCCAACGACACCTGGCTTTATATTGCGAGGCCGCTCTGGGATACCGATGCACCAGTTTGCTTCAACCACAACTTCCGGAACGGATTCTTCGGCATGCTGTTTTTCCTCCAGATTCTGACCGTGATGTGGTTTTATCTAATCATACGAGTTGCCATCAAAGTGATCAAGGGAGGCAGCGCCGAGGACACGCGAAGTGATGACGAAGCAGATGATATCGAGGATCCGGATGAGTATGTTTACGAGGAGGCGCAGCCGcttgaggaggaagttggCGCAGACGAAATCGACCTGAAGagctgggagaggagggtggcccGCGGCAAAAGGTCAACAACGGCAACAGGAGTCAGCTTGCCTGGTCACAGCGACCGTAAGGAACTCCTCGGACGAATCGGTTGCGAGAAGCAGGTTGACTAA
- a CDS encoding Mitochondrial NADH kinase (EggNog:ENOG503P2CR; COG:A): MNQIRAIQALNKKELENGIPPSASWHTDYRDTAFVYFGGLPYELTEGDVITIFSQYGEPTFLKLVRDKETGKSKGFGWLKYEDQRSTDLAVDNLGGAEIAGRLIRVDHARYKARDDEDLEECKVGWEDVMRRERLEKGLPSEDEDGTDEDEDDKPRRAMLKEERELQLLIQDHDDDDPMKDFLIEEKKKEVDEALRREKKKEEKHNRKHRERREKDKDREHRHRSHKSKRDEDDREDRHQDRRQERIEDDPDRKRRRDMSPSGGNDKEKDRDSRRDGHRDEARRISDRRDRDVRRDRDVRRDRDDRRDRDDRRDRDDGRDRDDRPDRGRDRADERRPRDDRGDGDDRRKDRDRRHRDDDDRRRRRSRSRSPRPGRD; encoded by the coding sequence ATGAACCAAATACGCGCCATTCAAGCGCTCAATAAAAAGGAGCTTGAAAACGGGATCCCCCCCTCTGCCTCCTGGCATACCGACTATCGCGACACAGCCTTCGTCTACTTTGGCGGCCTTCCCTACGAGCTCACCGAAGGCGACgtcatcaccatcttcaGCCAGTACGGCGAGCCGACCTTTCTCAAGCTCGTCCGCGACAAGGAAACAGGTAAATCAAAGGGCTTTGGGTGGCTCAAGTACGAAGACCAGCGGAGCACCGACTTGGCGGTGGATAACCTGGGGGGCGCGGAGATTGCGGGGAGGCTGATCAGGGTTGATCATGCGCGGTACAAGGCGAGGGACGAtgaggacttggaggagtgcaaggttgggtgggaggatgtcatgaggcgggagaggttggagaagggcCTGCcgagtgaggatgaggacggtacggatgaggatgaggacgacaaGCCCAGGAGGGCGATgctcaaggaggagagggaatTGCAGCTGCTTATTCAGGAtcacgacgatgacgacccGATGAAGGATTTTTTgattgaggagaagaaaaaggaggtggatgaggccctaaggagggagaagaagaaggaggagaaacATAACCGGAAACACAGGGAGCGTAgagagaaggacaaggataGGGAGCATCGCCACCGCTCGCACAAATCCAagcgtgatgaggatgatcGGGAGGACAGACACCAGGACCGCAGGCAAGAACGCATCGAGGACGACCCAGACCGGAAGCGCCGAAGAGATATGTCACCCTCTGGTGGGAACGACAAAGAGAAGGACCGTGATAGTAGGAGGGATGGCCATCGGGACGAAGCACGTCGCATCAGTGACCGGCGTGATAGAGACGTCAGACGCGACAGAGATGTCAGGCGCGACAGAGATGACAGGCGGGATAGAGATGACAGGCGGGATAGAGACGACGGGCGTGATCGAGATGACCGGCCcgaccgaggccgagacAGGGCCGATGAGCGCCGTCCCAGAGACGATcgaggagatggtgatgatcgAAGAAAGGACCGTGACAGGCGTCatcgtgatgatgacgaccgCAGACGGCGCAGGAGTCGGAGCAGATCCCCACGCCCGGGTAGAGATTGA
- the HSV2 gene encoding Phosphatidylinositol 3,5-bisphosphate-binding protein (EggNog:ENOG503NUJF; COG:S), translating into MNTRPPLETTSLPLVLSITFNDDCSCFAVGLNTGFRIFSSETCTQTTAREFNAGVGLVQMMGKANYLGIVGGGRKPKFAANKLILWDEGRSKSALDISALTPVRGTQLSKERIVVVLQNSVRLYKFAKPPSFITAYETANNPLGLCRMSSRIIAFPGRSAGQVQVVEIATSNVSIIPAHAAAIRALQLSLDGELIATASETGTLIRVFSTRTCAKIAELRRGIDPAAIFSLAFNPSGTMLACTSDKSTLHVFDMPKGKRLGGQGEDGAPETANEQGKWGILSKIPLMPRFVKDAYSFATHPFEAGDEPSGANQLLTESSTLGTMRLPKGVIGWLDDTSLLVIGAGTDARWEKFIIKDEGGGKRSLAKAGWKRYLAD; encoded by the exons ATGAATACTCGACCGCCTCTCGAGACAACCAGCCTTCCACTGGTTCTCTCGATAACATTTAATGACGATTGCAGCTGTTTTGCTGTCGGGCTGAATACAGGGTTTCGGA TATTTAGCTCGGAAACATGCACGCAGACCACAGCACGCG AATTCAACGCGGGTGTTGGGCTGGTTCAGATGATGGGCAAGGCTAACTATCTGGGCATCGTCGGTGGGGGTAGGAAGCCAAAGTTTGCTGCCAACAAGCTGATCCTCTGGGACGAGGGTAGGAGCAAGTCCGCTCTCGATATCAGCGCGTTGACACCTGTGAGGGGCACTCAGTTGTCTAAGGAACGGATAGTCGTGGTGCTACAGAACAGTGTCCGGCTATACAAGTTTGCCAAACCGCCTTCGTTCATCACAGCCTACGAGACGGCCAACAACCCACTGGGGCTTTGCCGCATGTCATCCAGAATCATCGCATTCCCAGGCCGAAGTGCCGGGCAGGTGCAAGTGGTTGAGATTGCTACGTCAAACGTGAGCATCATCCCGGCCCACGCAGCGGCCATTCGAGCCCTTCAGCTGAGTCTGGATGGCGAGCTTATAGCAACTGCTAGCGAGACC GGAACGTTGATTCGAGTATTCTCAACAAGGACCTGCGCCAAGATAGCTGAACTTCGAAGAGGAATCGATCCAGCAGCTATCTTTTCTCTTGCGTTCAACCCATCTGGGACTATGCTCGCTTGCACATCGGACAAGTCCACTCTACATGTCTTCGACATGCCGAAAGGAAAGAGATTGGGTGGCCAGGGTGAGGACGGGGCGCCGGAAACAGCGAATGAACAAGGGAAATGGGGGATTTTGTCCAAGATCCCTTTAATGCCTCGATTCGTCAAGGATGCTTATTCCTTTGCCACACACCCCTTCGAGGCGGGTGATGAACCCTCTGGTGCGAACCAGCTTCTCACAGAGAGCTCAACACTTGGGACTATGAGGCTGCCAAAAGGGGTTATTGGTTGGCTTGACGACACTTCGCTGCTGGTAATTGGAGCTGGCACTGACGCTCGGTGGGAAAAGTTTATCATcaaggatgagggagggggcaaACGTTCTCTAGCAAAGGCGGGCTGGAAGAGATATCTCGCGGACTAG